tatgTAAGTAAGTGcatgatttatgtttaaattgcgggttcaaaaatattaaacgaAATCTAGTTTTTTCTTCGTCTGAATTCGTTTTGACTTCATCAATATCACTAAAACTATGTTTGACTGCTGTGCCCATGAAAAAGACAGTCTGCAATGAGCTATATGGTTTATGAATAGAACGCATCAATTCGGCCACATCAGCGGTGATGCAGAAGTACATAAATAGctacattattttgtttaatttgttttgcATGTTCCGTGACCACTGTATTGTATTTCTCTATCTGATTATTCGATCCATCAGTTTGTATTTGACTTCTTCTGTAACaattatcaacaaaaaaaaaggtttgctCAGACGATGGAAAGCGGTTTCTCCTTGgcggagagagaagaagaagataacaaaaatgagaaatctgcagggatgatgatgaagaaagtGAGCTACATGGCTGCTCCAATGGTGGCAGTTTATCTTTCTCAGTATCTCCTTCAAGTTATCTCCATGATTATGGCCGGTCACTTGGacgagctctctctctccagcgTCGCTATTGCCACTTCTCTTACCAACGTCACTGGCTTCAGCCTCCTCGTAAGATATTCCTCTGTGTTCCTGCATCTCTCTCACTAACTTGACTTCAGGGCCGGATCCGGACATAGCCCACGGAAGCATTGGCTTTGGTCcctaaaatttttgaattttttttatgaacataagtttttaagaaatatttataGACTTCAAAATCACATATCTGGCCTTGCTTGACTTCGATCATTAGGTAGGATTTTCAGGTGCTTTAGAGACATTGTGTGGTCAAGCTTTTGGAGCAGAGCAATTTAGAAAGATTGGTTCATACACTTACAGCTCAATGACATGTCTTGTCTTGATTTGTTTCCCAATCTCTCTTCTTTGGGTCTACATGGACAAACTCTTGGAGCTTTTCCACCAAGATCCTCTCATCTCTGAGTTAGCTTGTAGATACTCCATCTGGCTCATACCGGCTTTATTCGGATGCGCTCTTCTTCAGCCTATGACTCGCTATTTCCAGTCACAAGGATTGGTTCTTCCTCTCTTCTTGAGCTCTTTTGGAACTCTCTGTTTTCACATTCCCCTTTGTTGGCTTCTTGTCTATAAACTGAGGTTTGGAATAGTCGGCGCTGCTTTGTCCATCGGTTTTTCGCTTTGGTTAAACGTAGCTTTGCTCTGGGCTTTTATGAGAGACTCTTCTCTGTATTGCGAAACGAGGAATCTTCAGGCGCAAGAAATCTTCTCGAGCATGAAGCAGTTCATCTATCTTGCGATTCCCACTGCAATGATGACTTGGTAACTatgttttctctgtttcttgatttttaatCTTCAATGGATGCTTAAAtcttttatctcttttgatGTGCTACTAAAGCTTGGAGTGGTGGTCATTTGAGCTTCTGTTACTATTGTCTGGACTCTTACCTAACTCAAAACTGGAAACATCGGTGATGTCCATATGGTATGTGAATATATCCCtctgtataatattatatagatgACCAGAGATCATTAACTCAACTAGAAAGGAGCATGACTATTGTATCAGAGGTCCAGAGTTCGAGTGATTGTTGCGatgaaactaatattacatgatGTGGTTTCAGATATGAAGAATTGCTGGTTTCGgcctaaaaaataaaaaatatatatatatactgatgaccattgttttaatatttaactaatatGTGCAACTTTTGCAATTTATGTCTTCCTTGAGCAGCCTCACAACTTCACTTCTGCATTATGTTTTCGTGGATGCAATAGGTGCAGCCGCAAGGTATAGTAACATTACCAATTGTTCATAAGAATATAATTCTTTGTGAAAAATGTTTCTTAACCATTGTCTTACTTATATAGCACACATGTCTCAAACGAGCTAGGAGCTGGAAACCCAAAGGCAGCTCGAGCAGCGGCTAATGCTGCACTTTACCTTGGCGCTTTTGATGCTTCCTTTGTAAGCATCACTCTTTACAACTATCGAAAAACTTGGGCGTATATCTTTAGCAATGAGATAGAAGTCGCTCAATATGCAACAAAAATCACACCGATTCTCTGCCTATCAATTTTTGTCTGCAGCTTTACCTCCGTGCTCTCAGGTAAGCAAGTCATATCAAATGTAAAAATCTAGAGATGAGAGCTCTTGTGATTGTATTTGTTACTTGAAGGCCAAGAAACTAAATGTTATGTTCTTCGCGAACACTGCAATTCATCATTATCCTTAGGGATTGCTAGAGGAGTAGGGTGGCAAAGTATAGCAGGATATGCAAGCATAGGATCATATTATCTAGTTGGTATACCGGTTGGTTCAATCTTATGTTTTGTTGCGAAATTGAGAGGGAGAGGACTTTGGATTGGTATTTTGATAGGCTGCTTTGTCCAAACGATGGTTCTTGCTCATGTCACTTTTTTCACCAATTGGGAGCAAGAGGTTTGTATACCTTTCCTTCTCTAGTTACTTATCTTCatcattttcttataattaaagTGTTGAATTTTATCTCCATTGGGCTCCAGGCAACAAAGGTGAGAGACAGGGTACTGGAGATGACACCAAAAGGAAATGAAGAAACAGAAGTTATAAAAGAGGATGCGCAAGTTTTACTAAGTGACATTTCAGAAAATGTGTAACCCCATTTGCATTTGTTTCTAGTTCATAGAAGCATTTGGTTATGAATTAAATTAGAATATATTTCTTGAACTGACTATCGACAAGAGATTAACTGATGAACTGGAATCTCTGACTATAAACATAAAGGAGTGTTAGACAACAAATACTGTATATATTTGGCTCATAAATGTTTCTCATTTTGATTGCCTCAAATCTTCCTTATATGCACCTGTTCTAGACAACTATATATCATCTATGTTGAGAAAAACAACATTGACCTGGGGAAATCCGATGCCATCTTCAAATATAGGCAAACTCATCTTAAGAAGAAATACGACAAAATAGCTTACTAAACTCAAGCAACGGGAGATCGCCAATACGATAAGGGGTTTGTGTGATTCTCTTTGTCAACCACCTCCAATACGATAAGGGGTTTTGTGTGATTCTCTTTGTCAACCACCTCTAATAGACACACccttttataatcattttttttatgaactaGATTTTAATATGTGCTTTCAAAAAATggatatatttttagtttataatttctATAAAGATTgcataaatttatttgttttgattagaTATAACATAATTTGAAACTTTAATATTAGGATGTTTTGCAAAATGAGGAgatgtaaatattttaattgtttttggttttgctaaatatgttaaaatattgtTGGTAGTGATAACTTTTTTAGTTGTGCAAGATTTATATTATACTAAATAGGTTAAATAGAGTGTTTTCATATCTGACTCGAACCTGCGG
This Brassica napus cultivar Da-Ae chromosome C6, Da-Ae, whole genome shotgun sequence DNA region includes the following protein-coding sequences:
- the LOC106353899 gene encoding protein DETOXIFICATION 8-like, with protein sequence MESGFSLAEREEEDNKNEKSAGMMMKKVSYMAAPMVAVYLSQYLLQVISMIMAGHLDELSLSSVAIATSLTNVTGFSLLVGFSGALETLCGQAFGAEQFRKIGSYTYSSMTCLVLICFPISLLWVYMDKLLELFHQDPLISELACRYSIWLIPALFGCALLQPMTRYFQSQGLVLPLFLSSFGTLCFHIPLCWLLVYKLRFGIVGAALSIGFSLWLNVALLWAFMRDSSLYCETRNLQAQEIFSSMKQFIYLAIPTAMMTCLEWWSFELLLLLSGLLPNSKLETSVMSICLTTSLLHYVFVDAIGAAASTHVSNELGAGNPKAARAAANAALYLGAFDASFVSITLYNYRKTWAYIFSNEIEVAQYATKITPILCLSIFVCSFTSVLSGIARGVGWQSIAGYASIGSYYLVGIPVGSILCFVAKLRGRGLWIGILIGCFVQTMVLAHVTFFTNWEQEATKVRDRVLEMTPKGNEETEVIKEDAQVLLSDISENV